Proteins found in one Micropterus dolomieu isolate WLL.071019.BEF.003 ecotype Adirondacks linkage group LG10, ASM2129224v1, whole genome shotgun sequence genomic segment:
- the LOC123978294 gene encoding uncharacterized protein LOC123978294 isoform X2 yields the protein MVTSLLLLLFPQGALCTFHVRSWRRRGVGDEGSDFLLTWTHQSGKKQSVDRRVKAVLLGQLGNFRDQFRRLHKVSPKRRRNRLTGNRKPERFAPCPELPASCKLQVPFHSRRITPHISLGIVPTANVRSVVVRRPSWDGSFVTHGDTCHKLIVLPSIRGPNHLHSRWRPSRMTGGHALSLCPTQSARGGRKRGNSYRGAPYTGLDLLWIDLWMKS from the exons ATGGTCACCTCTCTGTTGCTTCTGCTTTTTCCTCAGGGGGCCCTGTGTACCTTTCATGTGAGATCCTGGAG GAGGAGAGGAGTGGGAGATGAAGGGAGCGATTTCCTTTTAACTTGGACCCACCAAAGTGGAAAGAAACAGAGTGTTGACAGGCGTGTGAAAGCAGTACTGCTGGGTCAACTGGGGAACTTCAGAGACCAGTTTAGAAGGCTTCATAAAGTCTCTCCGAAGAGGAGGCGTAATAGGCTCACTGGCAACAGG AAGCCGGAGAGATTTGCTCCTTGTCCTGAATTACCAGCCAGCTGTAAACTACAAGTCCCATTCCACAGCAGGAGGATCACTCCTCACATTAGCCTTGGCATAGTGCCGACTGCAAATGTGAGATCAGTGGTCGTCAGGAGGCCCAGTTGGGACGGATCCTTTGTCACTCACGGCGACACATGTCATAAACTCATTGTCTTGCCATCAATCCGGGGACCTAACCACCTCCACAGCAGATGGAGGCCCAGCAGGATGACAGGGGGCCATGCCCTGAGCCTCTGCCCCACACAGAGTGCACGCGGTGGGAGAAAGAGGGGCAACAGCTATAGGGGAGCCCCATACACTGGACTGGACCTCCTGTGGATAGACCTCTGGATGAAGTCCTAA
- the LOC123978294 gene encoding uncharacterized protein LOC123978294 isoform X1, translated as MVTSLLLLLFPQGALCTFHVRSWRYSGVTISCVKMRLISCLDWRGVGDEGSDFLLTWTHQSGKKQSVDRRVKAVLLGQLGNFRDQFRRLHKVSPKRRRNRLTGNRKPERFAPCPELPASCKLQVPFHSRRITPHISLGIVPTANVRSVVVRRPSWDGSFVTHGDTCHKLIVLPSIRGPNHLHSRWRPSRMTGGHALSLCPTQSARGGRKRGNSYRGAPYTGLDLLWIDLWMKS; from the exons ATGGTCACCTCTCTGTTGCTTCTGCTTTTTCCTCAGGGGGCCCTGTGTACCTTTCATGTGAGATCCTGGAGGTATAGTGGAGTAACCATCAGCTGTGTTAAGATgagactgatcagctgtctgGACTG GAGAGGAGTGGGAGATGAAGGGAGCGATTTCCTTTTAACTTGGACCCACCAAAGTGGAAAGAAACAGAGTGTTGACAGGCGTGTGAAAGCAGTACTGCTGGGTCAACTGGGGAACTTCAGAGACCAGTTTAGAAGGCTTCATAAAGTCTCTCCGAAGAGGAGGCGTAATAGGCTCACTGGCAACAGG AAGCCGGAGAGATTTGCTCCTTGTCCTGAATTACCAGCCAGCTGTAAACTACAAGTCCCATTCCACAGCAGGAGGATCACTCCTCACATTAGCCTTGGCATAGTGCCGACTGCAAATGTGAGATCAGTGGTCGTCAGGAGGCCCAGTTGGGACGGATCCTTTGTCACTCACGGCGACACATGTCATAAACTCATTGTCTTGCCATCAATCCGGGGACCTAACCACCTCCACAGCAGATGGAGGCCCAGCAGGATGACAGGGGGCCATGCCCTGAGCCTCTGCCCCACACAGAGTGCACGCGGTGGGAGAAAGAGGGGCAACAGCTATAGGGGAGCCCCATACACTGGACTGGACCTCCTGTGGATAGACCTCTGGATGAAGTCCTAA